One window from the genome of Sulfodiicoccus acidiphilus encodes:
- the rpiA gene encoding ribose 5-phosphate isomerase A translates to MRRVEMDGKEVLAQEAMRYVRDVKFLGLGTGRTVRTLIKRLNKEGILSSIEVICSSVDTERQVAALGGNVLSIFVGKQPEIYIDSFDLLVERKTLVKGGGAALLREKLLAYYSQKRIYLGESHKLKDTPPVSVPVEVVPTSLSYLVKTLEQKGFNVLVRESEGKIGPVITDNGNAVIDVEVRDLKKLCDLDRDLKMYVGVVETGIFCPPFTTRYLSHMEERLNA, encoded by the coding sequence GTGAGACGTGTCGAAATGGATGGAAAGGAGGTTCTCGCGCAAGAGGCAATGCGTTACGTTCGTGATGTGAAGTTCCTTGGTCTAGGGACTGGGAGGACAGTTAGGACATTAATCAAGCGACTGAATAAGGAGGGAATTCTCAGTTCTATAGAGGTTATATGCAGTTCCGTCGACACCGAGAGGCAGGTGGCAGCTCTAGGAGGAAACGTTCTGTCCATATTTGTGGGAAAGCAACCTGAGATCTACATAGATAGCTTCGACTTGTTAGTTGAGAGAAAGACGTTAGTAAAGGGAGGTGGTGCGGCCCTTCTGAGAGAGAAGTTACTAGCATACTATTCTCAGAAACGAATATACCTAGGAGAGTCCCACAAGTTGAAGGATACTCCTCCCGTTTCTGTCCCAGTTGAGGTAGTTCCAACATCTCTTAGTTATTTAGTTAAAACTCTAGAGCAGAAAGGATTCAACGTTTTAGTGCGTGAGTCTGAGGGGAAGATAGGTCCAGTGATTACTGACAACGGTAACGCTGTTATTGATGTAGAAGTAAGAGATTTGAAAAAGCTATGTGACCTTGATCGCGATTTGAAGATGTATGTGGGGGTGGTAGAGACAGGCATTTTCTGTCCCCCCTTTACGACGAGATACTTGTCGCACATGGAGGAGAGATTGAACGCATAA
- a CDS encoding NAD(P)-dependent glycerol-1-phosphate dehydrogenase, with amino-acid sequence MQSREHVIDLPRRIYVGTGLIERIGEFVRSLGLRAPYLLVTGPTVRTMVVEAILNRTEGKVEVLETYRGDMEEVEEAESVVRSKGTMTVLGVGGGRSIDIAKYVSFRTNSDFVSVPTAPSHDGVTSPFASLKGLGRVVSVKAKEPSLIVADLRVLSQAPRRLINAGIGDTVGKLIAVRDWKLASKLRGEYYGDYTASLALMSAKHALSCATLIERDKFEGVRSLVEALISSGVAMGLAGSTRPASGSEHLFAHAVDLIYPNHALHGELVALGTIMMAYLHGINWKRLRKILSGAGIPTRARDVGIPDDIVVKALTISHTIRTERYTILGDRGLTWEAAERLATETGVIS; translated from the coding sequence GTGCAGTCCCGAGAACACGTAATAGACCTACCACGGAGAATATACGTCGGCACGGGACTGATTGAGAGAATTGGAGAGTTCGTGAGGTCCTTGGGACTGCGTGCTCCTTACCTCTTAGTTACAGGGCCCACCGTTAGGACCATGGTAGTCGAGGCAATACTGAACAGGACTGAAGGAAAGGTGGAGGTCTTGGAGACCTACAGGGGAGACATGGAAGAGGTGGAGGAGGCCGAGTCGGTAGTGAGATCGAAGGGAACAATGACCGTATTGGGCGTCGGAGGTGGAAGAAGCATAGACATAGCTAAGTACGTGAGCTTCAGAACCAACTCCGACTTCGTAAGCGTGCCTACTGCTCCTTCTCACGACGGTGTCACTTCCCCGTTTGCCTCACTCAAAGGACTAGGCAGAGTAGTCTCGGTTAAGGCGAAGGAGCCCTCTCTAATAGTGGCCGACCTCCGAGTACTATCCCAAGCCCCCCGGAGACTGATAAACGCAGGAATAGGGGACACCGTGGGAAAGTTGATAGCAGTAAGGGACTGGAAACTCGCCTCCAAATTGAGGGGAGAATACTACGGGGACTATACCGCGTCCCTAGCTCTAATGTCAGCAAAACACGCATTGAGTTGCGCTACGTTAATAGAGAGGGACAAGTTTGAGGGGGTGAGGAGTCTAGTGGAGGCGCTAATAAGTAGCGGCGTAGCCATGGGGTTGGCTGGAAGTACAAGGCCAGCCAGCGGTTCAGAACACCTCTTCGCTCACGCCGTCGATTTAATTTACCCCAATCACGCTCTGCACGGGGAACTGGTAGCGCTAGGTACAATAATGATGGCTTACCTTCACGGAATAAACTGGAAAAGATTAAGAAAGATATTAAGCGGGGCGGGGATACCAACTAGGGCCAGAGACGTGGGGATACCTGACGACATAGTTGTCAAGGCCCTAACCATTTCTCATACCATAAGAACTGAGAGGTACACCATATTGGGCGACAGGGGCTTGACGTGGGAGGCCGCAGAGAGGTTGGCCACCGAGACTGGAGTTATTTCCTAG